The Chlorogloeopsis sp. ULAP01 genome has a segment encoding these proteins:
- the uvrB gene encoding excinuclease ABC subunit UvrB — translation MTEFCLQAPFSPTGDQPQAIAQLAASIQAGHHYQTLLGATGTGKTFTIASVIEKVGKPTLVLAHNKTLAAQLCNELREFFPKNAVEYFVSYYDYYQPEAYIPVTDTYIEKTASINDEIDMLRHSATRSLFERRDVIVVASISCIYGLGIPAEYLKAAIPFQVGMEVNQREILRDLASVQYSRNDLEIGRGRFRVRGDVLEVGPAYEDRIIRIEFFGDEIDAIRYVDPVTGEILQSLQAVNLYPARHFVTPEERLEEACDAIALELKERKAELEAAEKLLEAQRIDQRTRYDLEMLREVGYCNGVENYSRHLAGRLAGEPPECLVDYFPKDWLLVIDESHVTVPQIRGMYNGDQARKKVLIEHGFRLPSAADNRPLKAEEFWAKVNQCVFVSATPGDWEIEVSQDHVIEQIIRPTGVIDPEIIVRPTEGQIDDLLGEIKDRVDLHERVLVTTLTKRMAEDLTEYLQENSIRVRYLHSEINSIERIEIIQDLRDAKFDVLVGVNLLREGLDLPEVSLVAILDADKEGFLRAERSLIQTIGRAARHVRGQAIMYADNLTDSMIKAIDETERRRGIQMAYNRMHGITPQPIVKKSSNAILSFLEVSRRLNAQELETVEQHIDELPLENIPELITQLEAQMKEAAKKLEFEEAAKLRDRIKHLRDKLVGR, via the coding sequence ATGACAGAATTTTGTCTTCAAGCTCCCTTTAGTCCAACAGGCGATCAACCCCAAGCGATCGCGCAACTTGCAGCAAGTATCCAAGCAGGTCATCATTATCAAACATTACTAGGAGCGACGGGAACCGGGAAGACATTTACAATCGCATCAGTAATTGAGAAAGTTGGCAAACCGACTCTAGTTTTGGCACATAACAAAACTCTGGCTGCACAGCTTTGTAACGAGTTGCGGGAGTTCTTTCCCAAGAACGCTGTGGAGTATTTCGTGAGTTACTACGATTACTATCAACCAGAAGCCTATATTCCTGTAACTGATACGTATATAGAAAAAACTGCTTCCATTAACGATGAAATTGATATGTTGCGGCACTCGGCAACGCGATCGCTGTTCGAGCGTCGTGATGTAATTGTAGTTGCTTCGATTAGCTGTATCTACGGTTTGGGAATTCCTGCCGAATACCTCAAAGCTGCGATTCCCTTTCAAGTGGGAATGGAAGTTAATCAACGGGAGATTTTACGAGATTTAGCATCGGTACAATATAGCCGCAATGATTTGGAAATAGGCAGGGGACGATTTCGTGTTCGGGGTGATGTGCTGGAAGTAGGCCCAGCATATGAAGATCGTATTATTCGGATTGAGTTCTTTGGTGATGAAATAGACGCTATTCGTTACGTTGATCCGGTAACGGGTGAAATTCTCCAAAGTTTGCAAGCGGTGAATCTCTACCCTGCACGTCACTTTGTCACCCCAGAAGAACGGTTAGAAGAAGCTTGTGATGCGATCGCCCTAGAATTAAAAGAGCGCAAAGCCGAATTAGAGGCAGCAGAAAAATTACTAGAAGCGCAACGTATAGATCAGCGAACGCGCTATGACTTAGAAATGCTGCGAGAAGTTGGTTACTGCAACGGCGTCGAAAACTACTCTCGTCACTTGGCAGGAAGACTAGCAGGAGAACCGCCAGAGTGTTTGGTTGATTATTTTCCTAAAGATTGGCTGTTGGTAATCGATGAATCTCACGTAACTGTGCCGCAAATTCGCGGTATGTACAACGGCGATCAAGCCAGGAAAAAAGTATTAATTGAGCATGGTTTTCGCTTACCTAGTGCTGCCGATAACCGCCCTTTGAAAGCAGAAGAATTTTGGGCAAAGGTAAATCAATGTGTTTTTGTTTCTGCGACTCCAGGAGACTGGGAAATAGAAGTTTCTCAAGATCATGTGATAGAGCAAATTATTCGCCCCACTGGTGTAATAGATCCAGAAATTATTGTTCGTCCGACAGAAGGGCAAATTGATGATTTATTAGGTGAAATCAAAGATAGGGTAGATCTCCACGAGCGGGTGTTGGTGACAACTTTAACAAAACGCATGGCAGAAGATTTAACTGAGTACCTGCAAGAAAATAGTATTCGAGTAAGATATTTGCATTCTGAAATTAATTCGATTGAGCGCATTGAAATTATTCAAGATTTACGCGACGCCAAGTTTGATGTCTTAGTTGGTGTGAACTTATTGCGAGAAGGGCTAGACTTACCAGAAGTTTCGCTTGTAGCAATTTTAGATGCAGATAAAGAGGGTTTTTTACGTGCCGAACGTTCTTTAATTCAAACTATTGGGAGGGCAGCACGTCACGTTCGGGGGCAAGCAATTATGTATGCCGATAACCTCACAGATAGCATGATTAAAGCTATTGATGAAACCGAACGCCGTCGCGGTATTCAAATGGCATACAACCGGATGCACGGAATTACACCGCAACCAATAGTCAAGAAATCGAGTAACGCAATTTTATCTTTCTTGGAAGTATCGCGAAGGTTGAATGCTCAAGAGTTAGAAACAGTCGAGCAACATATAGATGAATTGCCGTTAGAAAACATTCCAGAATTGATTACTCAACTAGAAGCACAGATGAAAGAAGCGGCGAAGAAATTAGAATTTGAGGAGGCGGCAAAGTTACGCGATCGGATTAAGCATCTGCGGGATAAGTTGGTGGGACGTTAG
- a CDS encoding tetratricopeptide repeat protein, with translation MEIAKKQNNRGLEASILNNLGGIYNEFSQYVKALELHQLALEIDIENNNLAGKASSLNNIGCVYRSLGQYSKALEHYNKALKIFRELGDRANEATVLNNFGGIYDQQGQYCEALEYYCQALSILREIGAREGEGITLNNIGAVYSFLGEFPKALQYYKESLSLHQEIGDFAIQGMTLNNIAHIYCRCGHYAAALESYEEALVIASKVGARDTEATILSNIGLLYASLGEFEKALNYYELALALRRDINAVPGQGETLYLIGDVYRNLANYSKAQDYLQEALAIHREIGDIMSEGNTLSILGLIYRDLKEYEKALENYQQALMIRKKLGNRMDELENLEYIGEVFLELEQHSEALEYYQQALVVAREMDYQHSEDRIIETINEINSRSFA, from the coding sequence CTGGAAATTGCCAAGAAACAAAATAATCGAGGTCTTGAAGCAAGCATTCTTAATAATCTAGGAGGAATTTATAATGAATTTAGTCAGTATGTAAAAGCATTAGAACTACATCAGCTAGCTCTTGAGATAGATATAGAAAATAATAATTTAGCAGGCAAAGCTTCTTCTCTAAATAATATTGGATGTGTTTATCGCAGCTTGGGACAATACTCAAAAGCGCTGGAACACTACAACAAAGCCTTGAAAATTTTCCGAGAATTAGGCGATCGCGCTAATGAAGCTACAGTTCTCAATAATTTTGGAGGAATTTACGACCAGCAAGGGCAGTACTGTGAAGCATTAGAATATTATTGTCAAGCTTTATCAATTCTTCGGGAAATAGGAGCGCGGGAAGGCGAAGGTATTACTTTAAATAATATTGGAGCAGTCTACAGTTTTCTAGGAGAATTCCCGAAAGCACTTCAATACTATAAAGAATCTTTGAGCTTGCATCAGGAGATAGGTGATTTTGCTATTCAAGGCATGACTCTTAATAATATTGCTCACATATACTGTCGTTGCGGGCATTATGCAGCAGCTTTAGAATCCTATGAAGAAGCCTTAGTAATAGCTAGTAAGGTAGGCGCTCGTGACACAGAAGCTACTATTTTGAGCAATATTGGTTTACTTTACGCTAGCTTAGGCGAATTTGAAAAAGCATTAAACTACTACGAACTTGCCTTAGCCCTTCGGCGAGACATTAACGCTGTTCCAGGTCAAGGAGAGACTCTTTATCTCATCGGTGATGTCTATCGCAATCTAGCAAATTACTCAAAGGCACAAGATTATCTTCAAGAAGCTCTAGCAATTCATCGAGAAATTGGAGACATTATGAGTGAGGGCAATACTCTTAGTATTTTAGGATTAATTTATAGAGATTTAAAAGAATATGAAAAAGCTCTAGAAAACTATCAGCAAGCCCTAATGATTCGTAAGAAATTAGGAAACCGCATGGATGAACTTGAAAACCTTGAATATATTGGAGAAGTATTTTTGGAGTTAGAGCAGCACTCCGAAGCCCTGGAATACTATCAGCAAGCATTAGTAGTTGCTAGAGAGATGGATTATCAACATAGTGAAGACAGAATTATTGAGACTATCAACGAGATTAATAGTCGTTCATTTGCCTGA